In Halanaerobiaceae bacterium ANBcell28, a single genomic region encodes these proteins:
- a CDS encoding glycoside hydrolase family 20 zincin-like fold domain-containing protein gives MNLIPEPQMYKTLDEKDFLIKNSTKIVIASNCNFADLESAQLLQQEIKDSLGLKIAITKINEAKNASFLADGSHILFKKISKEGDKLEEYKLSINNDKIEIQAYDDAGLFYGVQTLRQIIRLKGSKLPALLIEDSPHFSNRGFYHDVTRGKVPKLDTLKELANRLSFYKINQLQLYVEHTFAFEGMSEIWMDKDPLSAEEILILDEYCRRRQIELLPSLSTFGHLYEALRTTSYKHLSELEIDLTRPYSWINRQRHHTLNVSNPDSFEFVKEMLDQYIPLFSSKKFNICCDETFDLGKGRNKELASKVGKGRLYIDFLNKIIRYVQGYNKEVMFWGDIILEHPELLGEIPEGVTCLNWEYSALPDENKVKTVADSGIKQYLCPGVAGWNNLMNDMDTASLNISRMINYGKNYGAIGVLNTDWGDYGHINLLGNSIPGMALGAALSWNPEMIDSSFMDDDNKILNKMREIDEEISKIEYRDSEGKIVYLLRGLSRQHIIDWGMIIRWKEEKFKQTENAFYDREKFLSLSQEEIIEGYNKTLKILDSIIEINVGQGNEDSLDYQEFIISARGVALLNVLGLIIKKYDYRQDITETVFSSDKLAEELEYWLFDYKEVWRKRNKESELYKIVEAVQSISSYLRSLLFKEK, from the coding sequence ATGAATTTAATACCAGAACCACAGATGTATAAAACTCTTGATGAAAAAGATTTCTTAATAAAAAATAGTACAAAGATTGTAATAGCTAGTAACTGTAATTTTGCTGACCTGGAATCTGCACAATTATTGCAACAGGAAATTAAAGATAGTTTAGGTTTGAAAATAGCAATTACTAAAATTAACGAAGCTAAAAATGCAAGTTTTTTAGCTGATGGTAGTCATATTTTATTTAAAAAAATTAGTAAAGAGGGAGATAAGCTCGAAGAATATAAGTTAAGTATTAATAATGATAAAATTGAAATCCAAGCTTATGATGATGCTGGTTTATTTTATGGGGTTCAGACCTTAAGACAGATTATTAGACTTAAGGGCAGTAAATTACCTGCTCTCTTAATAGAAGATAGTCCACATTTTTCTAATCGTGGTTTTTATCATGATGTAACCAGGGGTAAGGTTCCAAAATTAGATACTCTGAAAGAATTAGCTAATAGGCTATCTTTTTATAAAATAAACCAATTACAATTATATGTGGAGCATACTTTTGCTTTTGAAGGTATGAGTGAAATTTGGATGGATAAAGATCCTTTAAGTGCTGAAGAAATCCTAATACTTGATGAGTATTGTAGGAGAAGACAGATTGAATTACTTCCTTCTCTATCTACTTTTGGTCATTTATATGAGGCATTAAGAACTACTTCTTATAAACATTTATCAGAATTAGAGATTGATTTAACTCGTCCTTATTCATGGATAAATCGTCAGAGACATCACACCCTTAATGTATCTAATCCAGATAGTTTTGAATTTGTCAAAGAAATGCTCGATCAGTATATTCCTCTATTCTCTTCCAAGAAATTTAATATTTGCTGTGACGAAACTTTCGATTTAGGGAAGGGTAGGAATAAAGAATTAGCTAGTAAAGTTGGTAAAGGAAGATTGTATATTGACTTTTTAAATAAGATAATAAGATATGTACAGGGATATAATAAAGAAGTAATGTTTTGGGGTGATATAATACTGGAACATCCTGAGTTATTGGGAGAAATTCCAGAAGGAGTTACTTGTTTGAACTGGGAATATAGTGCTCTTCCTGATGAAAATAAGGTTAAGACTGTTGCTGATTCAGGAATAAAGCAGTATCTCTGTCCTGGGGTAGCTGGCTGGAACAATCTAATGAATGATATGGATACAGCATCTCTGAATATTAGTAGAATGATTAATTATGGAAAGAACTATGGTGCAATAGGTGTCCTTAATACTGATTGGGGAGACTATGGCCATATTAATCTCTTAGGCAATTCTATACCTGGAATGGCATTAGGAGCAGCTCTTTCCTGGAATCCTGAGATGATAGATAGTTCTTTTATGGATGATGATAATAAAATATTAAATAAAATGAGAGAAATTGATGAAGAAATATCTAAAATTGAGTATAGGGATAGTGAAGGAAAAATTGTATATTTACTCAGGGGATTATCTCGACAACATATAATCGATTGGGGTATGATAATTCGCTGGAAAGAAGAAAAATTTAAACAGACAGAGAATGCTTTCTATGATAGGGAGAAGTTTCTGAGCTTATCACAAGAAGAGATAATTGAAGGATATAATAAAACCCTTAAAATATTAGATAGTATTATCGAAATAAATGTTGGTCAAGGAAATGAAGATAGTCTTGACTATCAAGAATTTATTATTTCTGCTAGAGGGGTAGCCCTCTTAAATGTACTAGGTTTGATTATTAAGAAATATGATTACAGACAGGATATTACTGAGACTGTCTTTTCTTCTGATAAGTTGGCTGAAGAGCTAGAATACTGGCTTTTTGATTACAAAGAAGTTTGGAGAAAGCGTAAT
- a CDS encoding DUF6773 family protein: protein MIITKEKDERIMAEKHKYAYQSFRVMTVLFYITLLFILAFDMSLELIITLLVLIFLTGEFYYSIRLVKAGIYTAASNYYNLKSIKKRAARNTVLFIILFLVVSNFNRLSDPFYIVAIIIVGVILFGLDYTVESYLITRSYKKSMEMLEEEEG from the coding sequence ATGATTATTACAAAGGAAAAAGATGAAAGAATTATGGCTGAAAAGCATAAATATGCTTATCAATCTTTTAGAGTTATGACTGTGTTATTTTATATTACATTATTATTTATTTTAGCTTTTGATATGTCTTTAGAACTTATAATTACTTTGCTTGTGCTTATATTTTTAACTGGAGAGTTTTATTATAGTATAAGACTTGTAAAAGCTGGGATTTACACTGCGGCCAGTAACTATTATAACTTGAAAAGTATAAAAAAGAGAGCAGCAAGAAATACTGTTCTTTTTATTATTCTATTTCTTGTAGTTTCTAACTTTAATAGGCTTAGCGACCCTTTTTATATAGTAGCTATTATTATTGTGGGAGTTATACTTTTTGGGCTGGATTATACTGTGGAGTCTTACTTAATCACTAGATCTTATAAAAAATCTATGGAAATGTTAGAAGAAGAGGAAGGATAA
- a CDS encoding helix-turn-helix transcriptional regulator, whose protein sequence is MGKNLKMKMARLGKDLTQAELAEKIGVTRQTIGLIEAGKYNPSLRLCLEICKTLDKTLDDLFWEEEE, encoded by the coding sequence ATGGGAAAAAATTTGAAGATGAAGATGGCTCGTTTGGGAAAGGATCTAACCCAGGCAGAGCTGGCAGAAAAAATAGGTGTGACTCGCCAAACAATTGGTTTAATTGAAGCAGGTAAATATAACCCCAGTCTTCGTTTGTGTCTTGAAATTTGTAAAACTCTGGATAAAACATTAGATGATTTGTTTTGGGAAGAAGAAGAGTGA